A window of the Lagenorhynchus albirostris chromosome 1, mLagAlb1.1, whole genome shotgun sequence genome harbors these coding sequences:
- the CIMAP1C gene encoding protein CIMAP1C, with product MKLPKGVRNPVFYGQQPEKKVQVPSGQEIKQTPVVLATLKGPGPAKYLRPSCTGYVDHDVSMFQEPAYTLHTLHSEKRIVDICNPGPCYFLDPKITRFGMSSCPQVPMAERISNLRLSPTLASCHYHLEKTHPPGERRAPKYTFGYRCPYRVMDTNPGPNHYQLPLLLGPNLPANRAAPCYSLSPLHKNWFYKEDVAGGPGPAMHARPEPSVYQNRSPMYSMARRFAYPLDHTPRPGPGSHDVQQVTVHKSRTPAFTMGIKHSPHLCPLVVDIHD from the exons ATGAAACTACCCAAGGGGGTCAGGAACCCTGTGTTCTATGGGCAGCAGCCAGAGAAGAAGGTGCAGGTGCCCTCAGGGCAGGAGATAAAGCAGACCCCTGTTGTCCTGGCAACACTTAAAG GTCCAGGGCCTGCTAAATACCTCCGGCCATCCTGCACGGGCTACGTAGACCATGACGTCTCCATGTTCCAGGAGCCAGCCTACACCCTGCACACCCTGCATTCGGAGAAGC GGATCGTGGACATATGCAACCCTGGGCCTTGCTATTTCTTGGATCCTAAAATAACTCGGTTTGGAATGTCCAGCTGCCCTCAGGTTCCCATGGCGGAGCGCATCTCTAACCTGC GCCTGAGCCCCACCCTGGCCTCCTGCCATTACCACCTGGAGAAGACCCACCCGCCTGGGGAGCGCAGGGCTCCCAAGTACACCTTTGGCTACCGGTGCCCATACAGAGTGATGGACACCAACCCGGGCCCCAACCACTACCAGCTGCCACTCCTGCTGGGGCCCAACCTGCCCGCCAACAGAGCTGCTCCTTGCTACAGCCTGAGCCCCTTGCACAAGAACTGGTTCTACAAGGAGGATGTGGCAGGAGGCCCTGGACCTGCCATGCACGCCCGGCCTGAGCCGTCTGTCTACCAGAACCGCAGCCCCATGTACAGCATGGCCAGGCGCTTTGCCTACCCGCTGGACCACACACCTCGGCCTGGCCCCGGCTCCCATGACGTCCAGCAGGTCACGGTGCACAAGTCCCGCACGCCTGCTTTCACCATGGGCATCAAGCACTCGCCCCACCTGTGTCCACTGGTTGTTGACATTCATGACTGA